In one Nicotiana sylvestris chromosome 8, ASM39365v2, whole genome shotgun sequence genomic region, the following are encoded:
- the LOC104233784 gene encoding filament-like plant protein 4, translating into MDRRSWPWKKKSSDKAAVEKAAAVTIALASDPSDSTESQGDQSKQDNHKRPKYVQISVESYSHLTGLEDQVKSFEEQVNTLEDEIAELNDKLSAAQSEMTNKENLVKQHAKVAEEAVSGWEKAEAEASTLKNHLESVTLLKLTAEDRASHLDGALKECMRQIRNLKEEHEQKLHDVVLNKTKQFDKIKHELEAKIANLDQELLRSAAENSALSRSLQERSNMLVKISEEKAQAEAEIELLKSNIESREKEINSLKYELHIAAKEQEIRNEEKNMSVRSAEVANKQHLEGVKKIAKLEAECQRLRGLVRKKLPGPAAMAQMKLEVEGLGRDYGESRLKKFPAKPSSPQYSLPDFSFDTIQKYHKENELLTERLFAMEEETKTLKEALTKRNSELQASRSLCTQTANKLQSLEAQVRANGEHKSPSKSTVRMPTEGAFSQNASLPPSLNSMSEDGNDDNVSCAGSWATTLLSELSHIKKERSFDSSHKSECVSHMELMDDFLEMEKLANLSNDMNGAVSNPDTSNARCEIANIDTLIHVTPGNDSQLKNHNETDPSEHQASSSEEASAPSYKHASEPSPLMKLQSRISIVLESLSKEADMQKLQEDLRQIVQEVHDSILPQSARSIVETTASSETASASQLSPYDPRANVEKDIHVSQDSKSCNGAVQNISKELSDAMSQIHDFVIFLGKEAEAVDGASPDGTRINEKLDEFSATYVEVVSSRLNLVNFVLDLSQVLRNASELHFNILGYKTFETEMSTSDCIDKVALPENKGLQHSGGGYSNICARFSDSSSDPDIPSEGRLVPTSESTKTSWKCSLEEFEQLKLEKDNMALDLTKCTENLESTKSQLVETEQLLAEVKSQLISAQKSNSLAETQLKCMVESYRSLETRTEELQTEVNLLQTKIECLDNELQEEKKSHHEALARCQDLEEQLQRIESCPASDIVAKTNQEKELSAAAEKLAECQETIFLLGKQLKALRPQTESMGSPWIERSPKRQSLSEEPTTSGMSLHDTDMDELDTATSVKTNSESPMDLYNALYSPSDSEVNNPLRSPISSKHPKHRPTKSSSSSSSGGPTPEKQSRGFSRFFSSKGKISN; encoded by the exons ATGGATCGTCGGAGTTGGCCCTGGAAGAAGAAATCATCAGATAAGGCAGCAGTTGAGAAAGCTGCAGCTGTTACAATAGCCTTAGCCTCTGATCCTTCAGATTCAACCGAGTCTCAGGGTGATCAG AGCAAACAGGATAACCATAAGAGACCAAAATATGTCCAAATCTCTGTTGAGTCATATTCACATTTGACTGGGCTGGAGGATCAAGTGAAGTCCTTTGAGGAACAAGTGAATACCTTAGAAGATGAAATAGCGGAATTGAATGATAAGTTGTCTGCAGCACAGTCAGAAATGACTAATAAGGAGAACTTAGTGAAACAACATGCGAAGGTTGCTGAAGAAGCTGTTTCAG GTTGGGAGAAAGCCGAGGCAGAAGCTTCAACACTGAAAAATCACCTGGAATCTGTCACTCTTTTGAAGCTTACTGCTGAAGACCGCGCATCGCATTTGGATGGTGCACTGAAAGAGTGCATGCGGCAGATACGAAACTTGAAAGAAGAACATGAACAAAAACTGCATGATGTCGTTCTCAACAAAACCAAACAATTTGACAAGATAAAGCATGAGCTTGAAGCAAAGATAGCTAACTTGGACCAAGAATTACTCAGGTCTGCAGCTGAAAATTCAGCACTTTCGAGGTCTTTGCAGGAGCGTTCTAATATGCTCGTTAAAATTAGTGAAGAAAAAGCCCAAGCTGAAGCAGAAATAGAACTGTTGAAGAGCAATATTGAATCACgtgaaaaagaaataaattctCTCAAATATGAACTCCATATTGCAGCAAAAGAGCAAGAAATTCGTAATGAGGAGAAAAACATGAGTGTACGGTCTGCAGAAGTTGCAAACAAACAACATCTAGAGGGAGTAAAGAAAATCGCTAAGCTGGAAGCAGAGTGTCAGAGACTACGTGGTCTTGTCCGGAAGAAGTTGCCCGGGCCTGCAGCCATGGCCCAGATGAAGCTTGAAGTAGAGGGTTTAGGCCGGGATTATGGAGAAAGTCGGTTAAAGAAATTTCCAGCGAAGCCTTCAAGTCCACAATACAGCTTGCCAGATTTTTCATTTGATACTATACAGAAGTACCATAAAGAGAACGAGCTATTAACAGAACGCCTTTTTGCAATGGAGGAGGAAACAAAGACGTTGAAAGAAGCTTTGACAAAGCGAAACAGTGAATTACAAGCCTCCAGGAGTCTGTGCACACAGACTGCCAACAAGCTTCAAAGTCTGGAAGCACAAGTGCGTGCAAATGGCGAACATAAAAGTCCTTCAAAGTCCACAGTTCGAATGCCTACAGAGGGTGCCTTTAGTCAAAATGCAAGCCTTCCTCCAAGCTTGAATTCTATGTCGGAAGATGGAAACGACGATAATGTAAGTTGTGCAGGGTCTTGGGCTACAACATTATTGTCTGAGCTCTCGCATATTAAGAAGGAAAGGAGCTTTGATAGTTCGCATAAATCTGAATGTGTAAGTCACATGGAGCTAATGGATGACTTTTTAGAGATGGAGAAATTAGCAAATCTGTCTAATGACATGAATGGAGCTGTTTCAAATCCAGATACAAGCAATGCAAGATGTGAAATTGCAAATATTGATACATTAATTCATGTCACCCCAGGCAATGATTCTCAACTGAAAAATCATAATGAGACAGATCCATCTGAACATCAAGCATCTTCCAGTGAGGAAGCATCAGCTCCTAGCTATAAGCATGCTTCAGAGCCATCCCCTCTCATGAAGCTCCAATCAAGAATTTCAATTGTATTGGAGTCTCTATCTAAGGAGGCTGACATGCAAAAACTTCAAGAGGATCTAAGACAGATTGTTCAGGAGGTCCATGATTCTATCCTTCCCCAATCGGCGAGGAGCATCGTCGAGACTACAGCCAGTTCTGAGACTGCAAGTGCATCTCAGCTCTCTCCCTATGACCCTAGGGCAAATGTAGAAAAGGACATTCATGTCTCTCAAGATAGTAAATCATGCAATGGGGCTGTTCAAAATATTAGTAAAGAATTATCAGATGCTATGTCTCAGATTCATGACTTTGTTATATTTCTGGGCAAAGAAGCAGAGGCTGTCGATGGAGCATCTCCAGATGGAACTCGTATTAATGAAAAGTTGGATGAGTTCTCTGCCACCTACGTTGAGGTTGTTAGCAGCAGGTTGAATTTGGTGAATTTTGTTCTTGACCTCTCTCAGGTGCTGCGTAACGCGAGTGAATTACACTTCAATATCCTGGGATACAAAACTTTTGAAACAGAAATGAGTACTTCTGATTGCATAGACAAGGTTGCTTTACCAGAAAATAAAGGTCTTCAGCACTCAGGAGGGGGATATTCAAATATTTGTGCTCGTTTCTCTGATTCTTCTTCAGATCCTGACATTCCTAGTGAAGGGAGACTTGTTCCAACTTCAGAGTCAACAAAAACTTCGTGGAAGTGCTCATTGGAAGAGTTTGAACAATTGAAACTTGAGAAGGATAACATGGCTCTTGATCTAACTAAATGTACAGAGAACTTGGAAAGCACAAAATCGCAATTGGTTGAAACAGAGCAGCTTCTGGCAGAGGTGAAGTCACAATTGATATCTGCTCAAAAGTCGAATAGTCTGGCTGAAACTCAGCTCAAATGTATGGTAGAATCATATAGATCACTTGAAACTCGTACGGAGGAGTTGCAAACTGAAGTAAACCTTCTTCAGACAAAAATAGAATGTCTTGATAATGAGCttcaagaggaaaagaagagtcACCACGAAGCTTTAGCTAGATGCCAGGATCTTGAAGAGCAACTCCAAAG GATTGAGAGCTGTCCAGCCTCTGACATTGTTGCCAAGACCAACCAG gAGAAAGAGTTATCAGCAGCAGCCGAGAAGCTTGCAGAGTGCCAAGAAACCATATTTCTTCTTGGTAAGCAGTTGAAAGCTTTGCGTCCTCAGACAGAGTCGATGGGGTCTCCATGGATTGAGAGAAGTCCAAAGAGGCAGAGTCTGAGTGAAGAACCGACTACGAGTGGTATGAGCTTGCATGATACTGATATGGATGAGTTGGATACTGCCACTTCTGTGAAGACAAATTCTGAATCCCCCATGGATCTATACAATGCCCTGTATAGTCCTTCAGATTCTGAAGTAAACAATCCATTGAGATCACCAATCAGCTCAAAGCATCCAAAACACCGGCCTACTAAGTCAAGCTCCTCATCTTCATCTGGGGGCCCAACACCTGAAAAGCAATCTCGTGGATTCAGCAGATTCTTTTCTTCGAAAGGAAAGATTAGCAATTAG